In the Rhizobium sp. CB3090 genome, one interval contains:
- a CDS encoding phage tail terminator-like protein, with translation MATATDALILAALLDHLAALQFQPPLPVAQPGIAFPPAGQEKPDNYLAVSYLPNRPRQVTLGDDPQQKLGLLQVSVYWKAGGGLIKPLDAAGQVIDHFNNKTLFASGVKITISGEPWATGPIQEDDRVQIPVTIPYTAFEPET, from the coding sequence ATGGCGACGGCAACGGACGCTCTCATTCTGGCTGCGCTGCTGGACCATCTGGCCGCACTCCAATTCCAGCCGCCATTGCCGGTGGCGCAGCCGGGCATTGCCTTCCCGCCGGCGGGGCAAGAAAAGCCGGATAACTATCTGGCCGTCAGCTACCTGCCCAACCGTCCCCGGCAGGTAACGCTGGGCGACGATCCGCAGCAGAAGCTCGGGCTTCTGCAGGTTTCCGTCTATTGGAAGGCCGGCGGCGGGCTGATCAAGCCACTCGATGCCGCCGGCCAGGTCATCGACCATTTCAACAACAAGACGCTGTTCGCCTCTGGCGTGAAGATCACGATCAGTGGCGAGCCGTGGGCCACAGGCCCGATCCAAGAGGATGACCGGGTGCAGATACCGGTCACCATTCCCTACACCGCCTTTGAACCGGAGACATGA
- a CDS encoding HK97 gp10 family phage protein: protein MASSNFSTDIAAWAERTKRRMEEVVNLSVQRLAEAIVEATPVASGELVNSFRVSASPRQSGDTEKSNEGQPVNLAGLGVPLGGMIHMGFTAPHAAAVEYGKDGQAGQGMVRLAARQWPDIVERAARDTAD from the coding sequence ATGGCTTCCTCTAATTTTTCCACCGATATTGCCGCCTGGGCCGAGCGGACCAAGCGCCGCATGGAAGAGGTGGTGAACCTCTCCGTACAGCGGCTGGCTGAGGCGATCGTCGAGGCAACGCCGGTAGCCTCCGGCGAACTTGTCAATTCCTTCCGGGTCTCCGCCTCGCCGCGACAAAGCGGGGATACGGAGAAATCTAATGAAGGCCAGCCGGTCAATCTGGCCGGTCTAGGCGTGCCGTTGGGCGGCATGATCCATATGGGTTTCACCGCGCCGCACGCCGCCGCAGTCGAGTATGGCAAGGATGGGCAGGCGGGGCAGGGCATGGTGCGGCTTGCGGCGCGCCAGTGGCCTGACATCGTCGAGCGCGCCGCGCGCGACACGGCGGACTGA
- a CDS encoding DnaT-like ssDNA-binding protein, with translation MSAAFYGTLDAANTYFVDRGSAAWGAAGEDERTAALVRGSQVVDGLYEPRFPGFRAGGYDQALSWPRKAAMTANGEAIPEDIVPLPITYAAYEAAAVELAEPGSLNPVVTAAQTVKREKVGPLETEYVAAGSPADIISSARPVMTILDGLLYPFLRPVLPGILVV, from the coding sequence GCTTTCTATGGCACGCTCGATGCTGCCAATACCTATTTTGTCGATCGGGGCAGCGCAGCCTGGGGGGCCGCCGGAGAAGATGAGCGCACGGCAGCCCTGGTACGCGGCTCTCAGGTCGTAGACGGCTTGTACGAGCCGCGTTTTCCCGGCTTTCGCGCCGGTGGTTATGACCAGGCTCTGTCGTGGCCGCGCAAGGCGGCCATGACGGCCAATGGCGAGGCCATTCCCGAAGATATCGTGCCATTGCCGATTACTTACGCTGCCTATGAGGCGGCCGCTGTCGAGCTTGCCGAACCCGGCAGCCTGAACCCAGTGGTCACTGCAGCGCAGACCGTCAAACGCGAAAAGGTCGGGCCGCTGGAGACGGAATATGTTGCGGCCGGTTCGCCCGCCGACATCATTTCCTCGGCAAGGCCAGTCATGACCATTCTTGACGGTTTGCTCTATCCCTTCTTGCGTCCGGTTCTGCCGGGCATCCTGGTGGTGTGA